A section of the Alkalihalobacillus sp. LMS39 genome encodes:
- a CDS encoding cold-shock protein — protein MQQGTVKWFNAEKGFGFIEIEGGDDVFVHFSAIQGEGFKSLEEGQRVTFDTEQGQRGLQATNVNKA, from the coding sequence ATGCAACAAGGTACAGTAAAATGGTTTAACGCAGAAAAAGGATTTGGATTTATTGAAATCGAAGGTGGAGACGATGTATTTGTACATTTCTCAGCGATCCAAGGCGAAGGATTCAAAAGTCTAGAAGAAGGTCAACGTGTAACTTTTGATACAGAGCAAGGTCAACGTGGACTTCAAGCAACAAACGTAAACAAAGCATAA
- a CDS encoding type II CAAX endopeptidase family protein yields the protein MNSIMKKLVVFICLIILSYIPFIVNSTIGFLLTALLFFYLTLKLLKLISINGFHELGLYRHRKWGSFLISGVLIGCFFNGVVFVILSVLDIASLEFVSVQNIILIFLFALFTAGFTAFAEELIFRGYIVKILKEHLSWRWIVLIICFLFTLYHLPQWGLPLPYWIRYFIMAVVFTLPFIVTKSLWLSIGIHFGGNFTYYLLLTELGFLATEKNENIIETMGWVSLGVAFVLLCFIYVFLQKVKHHVHK from the coding sequence GTGAATAGTATTATGAAAAAGCTCGTTGTGTTTATATGTCTTATTATATTAAGTTACATTCCGTTCATAGTGAATTCAACTATAGGCTTTCTTCTTACAGCACTGTTATTTTTTTATTTGACATTGAAACTATTAAAGCTCATTTCTATTAATGGTTTCCATGAATTAGGGCTATATCGTCATCGTAAGTGGGGCTCTTTTTTGATTAGTGGAGTTTTAATTGGTTGTTTTTTTAATGGTGTAGTGTTTGTCATTTTGTCTGTTTTAGATATTGCTTCACTTGAATTCGTTTCTGTACAAAATATCATTCTTATTTTTTTATTTGCTCTATTCACTGCTGGTTTTACAGCATTTGCAGAAGAACTCATCTTTCGAGGATATATAGTAAAAATTCTTAAAGAACATCTATCATGGAGATGGATTGTCTTAATTATATGTTTCTTATTTACGTTGTACCATCTTCCACAATGGGGATTGCCTCTTCCTTATTGGATTCGATATTTTATAATGGCAGTTGTTTTTACATTGCCCTTTATTGTGACGAAATCATTATGGTTGAGCATTGGCATCCATTTTGGAGGTAACTTTACATATTATTTGCTATTAACTGAGTTAGGGTTTTTAGCAACTGAGAAAAATGAAAATATAATAGAGACTATGGGTTGGGTATCATTAGGGGTTGCGTTTGTATTGCTTTGTTTTATTTACGTGTTTTTACAAAAGGTAAAACATCATGTCCATAAATGA
- a CDS encoding DJ-1/PfpI family protein produces the protein MKRLVRIVVFLIVLVLPVTVSGGIGGMLKMNEMMGDIENRPEGFTSDMISSPEYDPDKPTVGVVLGSDNSEILDVLIPYELFSATGKYNVYTVSPTNNLTTLSGGLDIIPHYSFEELNELVGGDLDVLVVPAIFYTANVEYDSVREYIKGHSGSQTTILSICAGAENLADAGLLDYVPATTHFGDMVKLKMMYRDVDWVKGKRYVVYDNVVTTAGITSGIDGSLYVISQMFGEETAKSVAEELNYHDLQYVNDPTMEHFGLGLPDVIALLNGGYHWITNKDGVLLYEGMEETALGTIFDAHTISGTTSTRTIGETVSPIKTKNGLFIVPRYTKDTWPSIERMVVTGTNALHDKEKYSSVVEALPEGVELVYLHAKEPERFILEPALEDLAKQTNNPTATFAAKRLEYRADALELEGPRFALGVTLLPIVLLFLSLLLAIILDKRFFRKRWN, from the coding sequence ATGAAACGATTAGTAAGAATAGTTGTTTTTCTGATTGTTTTAGTTTTACCAGTAACAGTTAGTGGGGGAATAGGCGGCATGTTGAAAATGAATGAAATGATGGGTGACATTGAAAATAGGCCTGAGGGATTTACGTCTGATATGATTTCCTCACCGGAATATGACCCCGATAAGCCAACAGTAGGTGTAGTGCTCGGAAGCGATAACAGTGAAATCCTTGATGTTCTTATACCGTACGAACTTTTTTCTGCGACAGGAAAATATAACGTCTATACTGTTTCACCAACAAATAACTTAACTACATTGAGTGGTGGGTTAGATATCATACCTCACTATTCGTTTGAAGAACTGAATGAATTAGTTGGGGGTGACCTAGATGTATTAGTAGTTCCCGCAATTTTTTACACGGCAAATGTGGAATATGATTCAGTTAGAGAATATATTAAAGGTCACTCCGGATCCCAAACTACTATTCTTTCGATATGTGCAGGAGCAGAAAACCTTGCCGATGCGGGGTTATTAGATTATGTGCCAGCTACGACCCACTTTGGGGACATGGTAAAGCTTAAAATGATGTATCGGGACGTAGATTGGGTTAAAGGTAAAAGATATGTCGTCTATGACAATGTTGTAACGACAGCAGGTATTACGTCAGGTATTGATGGTTCCTTATATGTTATCTCCCAGATGTTTGGTGAGGAAACTGCTAAAAGTGTAGCAGAAGAATTAAATTATCACGACTTACAATATGTAAATGACCCAACGATGGAACATTTCGGACTTGGGTTACCTGATGTTATAGCACTTCTAAATGGTGGCTACCATTGGATTACAAACAAAGATGGTGTTCTCTTATATGAGGGTATGGAAGAAACTGCTTTAGGGACCATTTTTGATGCGCACACTATTTCTGGAACGACGTCAACACGTACAATCGGAGAGACTGTGTCACCAATAAAGACGAAAAATGGGTTATTTATTGTTCCTAGATACACAAAGGACACTTGGCCAAGTATTGAAAGAATGGTTGTTACCGGAACTAACGCTTTACATGATAAAGAAAAATATAGTTCTGTTGTAGAGGCATTACCGGAAGGAGTAGAGCTAGTTTATTTGCATGCTAAAGAGCCAGAAAGATTTATTTTAGAACCCGCACTCGAAGATCTAGCTAAACAAACGAACAATCCTACAGCAACGTTCGCAGCTAAGCGTTTAGAGTATAGAGCAGATGCACTGGAACTTGAAGGACCAAGGTTTGCTTTAGGTGTAACGTTATTGCCTATAGTTCTTCTTTTCCTCTCGTTATTATTGGCAATCATATTAGATAAGCGATTCTTTAGAAAAAGGTGGAACTAA
- a CDS encoding phospholipase D family protein, with amino-acid sequence MLFSFLNPEPSPLHKSYEAERFYGEGVSQDGVALIEGRVESGAARINLMENAQESIDISYYTIHQGFASELFFASIIDAADRGVEVRVLLDGLFHNLRNHSKDIIYAFSTHPNIELKFYEPFDALRPWTWNNRLHDKLILVDYEYGMIGGRNIGDKYFSHDGYEGASNDRDVLIINMDKENKEQSVIKQMKNYFNDVWDHEFSKHAVDEITDRQSRLGKEKAMELRKFLADMQKDHSSLFQQEINWDNKVVSTNQILFLHNPLERLVKEPWVWQELTHLIESAEESVIVQSPYVIPNDNMMNFLDMEKSSASEIQIVTNSLAATPNVLAFSGYTKYREKIASSNAELYEYQGPSESLHAKTFIIDNRLTAIGSFNVDPRSAFLNTEVMVVIDSVAFAEEVSENIKQQIETNSLKVQNDGSYESNPDVEEQQTSYRKRAGVHILSWFNFILEDLL; translated from the coding sequence GTGTTATTTTCGTTTCTTAATCCAGAACCTAGCCCGCTTCATAAGAGTTACGAGGCAGAACGCTTCTATGGAGAGGGTGTTTCACAAGACGGTGTAGCTCTTATTGAAGGTCGTGTTGAATCAGGAGCGGCGAGAATTAATTTAATGGAAAATGCACAAGAATCCATTGATATTTCTTATTATACAATTCATCAAGGTTTTGCTAGTGAATTGTTCTTTGCTAGTATTATCGACGCTGCTGACAGGGGAGTCGAAGTAAGGGTACTTCTTGATGGGCTTTTTCATAATTTGCGCAACCATTCCAAGGATATTATCTACGCCTTTTCTACTCATCCTAATATTGAGTTAAAGTTCTATGAACCTTTTGATGCTCTTCGTCCATGGACATGGAACAATCGCCTACATGATAAACTGATTTTAGTCGATTATGAGTATGGAATGATTGGTGGTCGGAACATTGGTGATAAATATTTTAGTCATGATGGATATGAAGGGGCATCGAATGACCGTGATGTACTCATCATTAATATGGATAAAGAAAATAAAGAACAAAGTGTCATCAAGCAAATGAAAAACTATTTTAATGACGTTTGGGACCATGAATTTTCAAAGCATGCTGTTGATGAAATCACGGATAGACAATCTAGGCTTGGAAAAGAAAAAGCAATGGAACTTAGAAAGTTTCTTGCTGATATGCAAAAAGACCATTCTTCATTATTCCAACAGGAAATCAATTGGGACAATAAAGTGGTGTCAACAAATCAAATTCTATTCCTTCATAATCCACTTGAACGACTAGTAAAAGAGCCATGGGTGTGGCAAGAGTTGACCCATTTAATAGAAAGTGCGGAGGAATCCGTCATTGTTCAAAGTCCCTACGTGATACCGAATGATAACATGATGAACTTTCTGGATATGGAGAAGAGTTCTGCTTCAGAAATACAAATCGTAACAAACTCGTTAGCAGCAACGCCTAATGTGTTAGCTTTCTCAGGTTATACAAAATATCGTGAAAAGATAGCAAGTAGTAATGCTGAACTGTATGAGTACCAAGGTCCTTCGGAATCCCTACATGCCAAAACGTTCATTATTGATAACAGGCTAACGGCAATTGGTTCTTTTAACGTAGACCCAAGAAGTGCGTTTTTAAATACGGAAGTGATGGTTGTGATTGACAGTGTTGCATTTGCTGAGGAAGTTAGCGAAAATATAAAACAACAGATTGAGACAAATAGCCTCAAGGTTCAGAATGACGGTTCATACGAAAGTAACCCTGATGTTGAAGAACAACAAACGTCGTATCGGAAAAGAGCTGGGGTTCATATTTTATCTTGGTTTAACTTCATATTGGAAGATTTACTTTAG
- a CDS encoding AraC family transcriptional regulator produces MDSLESMNGAINYIEENLIGEIDFQEVARMARCSEYHFKRMFSFLAGVSLSEYIRRRRLTLAAFDLKHGNEKVIDIALKYGYHSPDAFTRAFQSLHGVTPTEARRDFHSLKAYPKMTFQLTIKGGTEMNYKIVQKDAFRVVGWKNRVNLVPTGTNPEIAEMWESISDETYAQIEGLSELEPRGIINVCTNFSEERSQHGELDYYIAAATTKPCPDNLDELQIQEYTWAVFEVDGDWDKVQEAWGRIYSEWFPSSGYEHVEGPEILASKENKSEIWMTVRKK; encoded by the coding sequence ATGGATTCACTGGAAAGTATGAATGGAGCAATAAACTATATTGAAGAAAATCTAATTGGTGAAATTGATTTTCAAGAAGTGGCGAGAATGGCTCGATGCTCAGAATACCATTTTAAACGGATGTTTTCATTTTTAGCTGGTGTGTCACTTTCTGAATATATTAGACGACGTCGATTGACCCTCGCTGCTTTTGACTTGAAGCATGGCAATGAAAAGGTGATTGATATAGCCTTGAAATACGGTTACCATTCACCGGATGCTTTTACACGAGCGTTTCAAAGTCTTCATGGAGTTACTCCAACAGAGGCACGTCGCGATTTCCATTCACTCAAGGCGTATCCAAAAATGACCTTCCAATTAACGATTAAGGGAGGAACAGAAATGAATTACAAAATAGTACAAAAAGATGCTTTTCGAGTGGTAGGTTGGAAAAATAGGGTGAATTTAGTGCCTACAGGGACAAACCCTGAAATAGCAGAAATGTGGGAATCGATAAGTGATGAAACCTATGCACAAATTGAAGGGTTATCTGAATTAGAACCTAGAGGAATCATCAATGTATGTACGAATTTTTCTGAGGAACGAAGTCAACATGGTGAACTTGATTATTACATTGCAGCAGCTACGACGAAACCATGTCCTGACAACTTGGATGAGCTTCAGATTCAGGAGTATACTTGGGCGGTGTTTGAGGTTGATGGCGATTGGGATAAAGTGCAAGAGGCTTGGGGAAGAATTTATTCGGAATGGTTCCCTTCTTCAGGGTATGAGCATGTAGAAGGCCCAGAAATACTTGCAAGTAAAGAGAATAAAAGTGAGATCTGGATGACAGTAAGGAAAAAATAG
- a CDS encoding sensor histidine kinase yields MSVDLQQWRYIDWLVFSVRLLLYTSSLAYYWIERPSEITFFYVFLLFVLSYIIPHIFWRPGYKNITFYSVSEIIFSGTATIYLNQFEPITFLMISSFMIGYLQNKQTLRWSAPVILLFIPFLEGFLRGSILHSLIHVLTYIAAFGIGFCIYYVDTSNLRVKKLLSEIRKRNTIIEEQNNALIQYSDQIEQITLVEERIRLSRDLHDTIGHTFTSSIVGIEASIYLIDKNPQKAKDKLLKIQSIMSKDLEVVRYTIHSMFDNIDVISLSDYLNKIITKFEEVTSSEVYFLIKGKELDVSKTIKFTIIRCLQEALTNAKRHGKASKLVVQLIFDMNQITLTISDNGIGFENMNYGFGLQSMKDRLTTLHGTLEIQSKRKEGSIITCNIPIGGEKNE; encoded by the coding sequence TTGAGTGTTGATTTACAACAGTGGAGGTACATTGATTGGCTTGTATTTAGTGTAAGGTTATTACTTTACACCTCCTCTTTGGCATATTACTGGATAGAAAGACCATCTGAAATTACTTTTTTCTATGTATTTCTTTTATTTGTCCTTTCATATATAATCCCTCACATTTTTTGGAGACCTGGGTACAAAAATATCACTTTTTACTCTGTTTCTGAAATCATTTTTAGTGGTACAGCAACTATTTACTTAAACCAGTTTGAACCCATTACTTTTTTAATGATTAGCAGTTTTATGATTGGATATCTTCAAAACAAACAAACTTTACGTTGGTCTGCACCTGTGATTTTGCTATTTATACCATTTTTAGAAGGATTTTTAAGGGGGAGTATTTTACATTCCTTGATTCATGTACTAACTTATATCGCAGCTTTTGGTATAGGATTTTGCATATATTATGTGGATACTTCCAACTTAAGAGTGAAAAAATTATTATCGGAAATTAGAAAGAGAAATACCATTATTGAAGAACAAAACAATGCACTTATACAATATTCAGATCAAATCGAGCAAATAACTCTTGTTGAAGAAAGAATTCGACTTTCTCGTGACTTACATGACACTATTGGGCACACATTCACTTCGTCGATTGTTGGTATTGAAGCAAGTATCTATTTAATAGATAAAAATCCTCAAAAAGCTAAGGATAAATTGTTAAAAATCCAGAGTATTATGAGTAAGGACTTAGAAGTGGTGAGGTACACTATTCATTCAATGTTTGATAATATTGATGTCATCTCATTAAGTGATTACCTCAACAAAATCATTACAAAGTTTGAAGAAGTAACTTCCTCAGAAGTCTACTTCCTTATTAAAGGAAAAGAACTAGATGTTTCAAAAACAATAAAGTTCACAATTATCCGTTGTCTACAAGAAGCTTTGACAAATGCTAAACGTCACGGGAAGGCTTCCAAGCTAGTTGTCCAATTAATTTTTGATATGAATCAAATTACGCTTACTATTTCCGATAATGGAATAGGATTTGAGAATATGAATTATGGATTTGGTTTACAAAGCATGAAGGATCGACTAACAACGCTGCATGGTACTCTTGAAATTCAATCTAAACGAAAGGAAGGTTCAATAATTACTTGCAACATACCGATTGGAGGGGAAAAAAATGAGTGA
- a CDS encoding arabinan endo-1,5-alpha-L-arabinosidase: MFNSKPFEGINFYEIDWDLKGQLWAHDPVISREGDCWYVFHTGRGVQIKSSKDGSNWKAEGSIFESLPEWSKEYVPEKEEDSLWAPDISYYNGMYYLYYSVSTFGKNTSAIGLVTNKTIDPNHPDYEWKDEGHVIHSTADDNFNAIDPNLIVDHQGQAWLNFGSFWSGNKLIKLDSETMKPQEGAELLSISSRQEEPNTIEAPFIVYRNGYYYQFVSFDFCCRGVDSTYNIVVGRSKEIVGPYVDKDGVSMMEGGGTLLDAGDERWNGPGHCAVYLSGDSSILVNHAYDALEEGKPTLQIRPLYWDDEQWPYLK; encoded by the coding sequence ATGTTTAATTCAAAACCATTTGAGGGAATTAACTTTTACGAAATAGACTGGGATTTGAAAGGGCAATTATGGGCACACGACCCGGTCATTTCTAGAGAAGGCGATTGCTGGTATGTGTTCCATACAGGGCGTGGCGTTCAGATAAAATCATCAAAAGATGGTTCGAATTGGAAGGCGGAAGGTTCAATATTTGAAAGTTTACCAGAATGGAGTAAAGAGTATGTTCCTGAAAAAGAAGAGGATAGTCTTTGGGCACCAGATATCTCTTATTATAATGGAATGTATTATTTGTACTATTCAGTTTCTACGTTTGGTAAGAATACATCTGCGATTGGGTTAGTAACGAACAAAACAATTGACCCGAACCATCCTGATTATGAGTGGAAAGATGAAGGGCATGTGATTCATTCTACAGCTGACGATAACTTTAATGCGATTGATCCTAACTTAATAGTGGATCACCAAGGACAGGCTTGGTTAAATTTTGGATCATTCTGGTCAGGAAATAAATTGATTAAGTTGGATTCTGAAACGATGAAGCCGCAAGAAGGGGCAGAACTCCTATCTATCTCGAGTCGACAAGAAGAACCGAATACGATTGAGGCACCTTTCATCGTATATCGTAACGGCTATTATTATCAATTTGTATCCTTTGATTTTTGCTGTCGTGGAGTCGATAGTACATACAATATCGTTGTGGGGCGGTCCAAGGAAATCGTCGGTCCATATGTAGATAAAGACGGTGTGTCTATGATGGAAGGAGGGGGAACGTTACTTGATGCGGGAGATGAGCGTTGGAATGGACCGGGACATTGTGCGGTTTACTTATCAGGTGACTCATCCATTCTCGTCAATCATGCCTATGATGCCCTAGAGGAAGGGAAGCCAACATTACAAATAAGACCTTTGTATTGGGATGATGAGCAATGGCCTTATTTGAAATAA
- a CDS encoding YwbE family protein, which produces MTGTKREHIKPGSRVRIVEKQNQRSGKLTEGIVANILTNSATHPHGIKVRLESGIVGRVKEILNG; this is translated from the coding sequence ATGACTGGAACAAAAAGAGAACATATAAAGCCAGGTTCAAGAGTAAGAATTGTAGAAAAACAAAACCAGCGCTCTGGAAAGTTAACAGAAGGGATAGTAGCAAATATACTGACAAACTCGGCGACTCATCCACATGGTATAAAAGTAAGGCTTGAAAGTGGAATTGTTGGTAGAGTGAAGGAAATTTTAAATGGATAA
- a CDS encoding response regulator transcription factor yields the protein MSEIKLLLVDDQELFSESLQILLERDSILNVVGLAKDGKEAVNFCHKHPPHMILMDINMPNMNGIEATRIIKELDNEIKIIILTTFKDIHLMVDAMKAGAEGYLLKAIHSQDLIDGIKLVFRGGTLITQGMAKSLVEKLAPSTSKPSEYTNSLVHETTDLHHSKGKAKNTYSLSSREYEVLYSLSKGLKNREIAEKLFLSEGTVRNYISSIYSKLDVKDRMQATQKAFNEDII from the coding sequence ATGAGTGAAATTAAATTATTACTAGTTGACGACCAAGAACTTTTTAGTGAAAGTTTGCAAATTTTATTAGAACGAGACTCCATCCTTAATGTTGTTGGCCTTGCTAAAGATGGAAAGGAAGCTGTGAACTTTTGTCATAAGCATCCTCCTCACATGATACTAATGGATATTAACATGCCCAACATGAACGGAATAGAAGCTACTCGAATAATAAAAGAACTAGACAATGAAATTAAGATTATAATATTAACTACATTCAAAGACATCCATTTAATGGTCGATGCAATGAAGGCTGGTGCAGAAGGCTATCTACTTAAAGCCATTCATTCTCAAGACTTAATTGATGGAATCAAACTGGTATTTCGAGGAGGAACGCTCATTACGCAAGGAATGGCAAAATCACTAGTAGAAAAATTAGCTCCTTCAACTTCTAAGCCTTCGGAATATACTAATTCACTCGTTCATGAGACTACTGATTTACATCACAGTAAAGGAAAAGCGAAAAATACTTATTCTTTAAGCTCGCGTGAATATGAAGTTTTATATAGTTTATCTAAAGGCCTTAAAAATAGAGAAATTGCAGAGAAGCTGTTTTTATCCGAAGGAACCGTTCGTAATTATATTTCAAGTATTTATTCTAAATTAGACGTAAAAGATAGAATGCAAGCAACACAAAAAGCTTTTAACGAAGATATTATTTAA